The window TATAAACATTACATTATAATATGGAAAGAGCGGCACAAATCAAAAAACTGTCAGAAAAGGACAAAATCTGGGACATGGTAGTCGTGGGCGGCGGCGCCACGGGACTGGGCGTAGCGGTGGACGCGGCGACGCGCGGCATGAGCGTCGCTTGTCTGGAAAAAACCGACTTCGCCAAATGCACGTCGAGCCGTTCGACCAAACTGGTGCACGGCGGCGTGCGCTACCTCCAGAAAGGCGACGTGATGCTGGTGCTGGAGGCGCTGCGCGAACGCGGCCGCATGAAGGCCAACGCCCCGCATCTGGTGAAGGATCAGGCGTTCGTCATCTCGAACTACCGCTACTGGGACAATTTCCTCTATTTCTGCGGACTGACGTTCTACGACCTGCTCTCGTTCGGCTTCGGCTACGGGCGTTCGAGGTTCATCTCGGCGAAAAAAGTGATGAAATACATCCCGACCTCGGTCGAAAAGGGGCTGAAAGGCGGCGTGGTCTACCACGACGGCCAGTTCGACGATTCGCGCATGGCCGTCAACCTCGCGCAGACCTGCGTCGAGAACGGCGGCACGGTCGTCAACCACGCCACGGTGACGGGCATTCTGCACGACGAGGCGGGCAAGGTCGCCGGCGTGAAGTTCGTAGACAACCTCTCGGGCGAGGAGTACACCCTCAAGGCCCGCAGCGTGGTGAACGCCGCCGGCTGTTTCGTCGATGACATCATGCACATGGACAGCCCCGAGCACCGCAAGATGGTCACCCCGAGCCAGGGCGTGCACCTCGTGCTGGACATGAAGTTCCTGCAAAGCGACTACGCCATCATGGTCCCCAAGACCTCCGACGGCCGCGTGCTGTTCGCCGTGCCCTGGCACGACAAGGTCGTGGTCGGCACCACCGACATCGTGCGCCCCACCGCCGAGGAGGAGCCGCGCCCGCTGAAGGAGGAGATCGACTTCATCCTCGGCACCGCGGGACTCTACATGAACCCGGCGCCGACCTATAAGGACATCCTCTCGGTATTCGCGGGCCAGCGTCCGCTGGCGGCGCCCAAGAAGGAGGGCAAGAACACGAAGGAGATTTCGCGCAGCCACAAGGTCATCACCTCGGACAACGGACTGGTGACGATCACGGGCGGCAAATGGACCTCCTACCGCCTGATGGCC of the Alistipes senegalensis JC50 genome contains:
- a CDS encoding glycerol-3-phosphate dehydrogenase/oxidase, with product MERAAQIKKLSEKDKIWDMVVVGGGATGLGVAVDAATRGMSVACLEKTDFAKCTSSRSTKLVHGGVRYLQKGDVMLVLEALRERGRMKANAPHLVKDQAFVISNYRYWDNFLYFCGLTFYDLLSFGFGYGRSRFISAKKVMKYIPTSVEKGLKGGVVYHDGQFDDSRMAVNLAQTCVENGGTVVNHATVTGILHDEAGKVAGVKFVDNLSGEEYTLKARSVVNAAGCFVDDIMHMDSPEHRKMVTPSQGVHLVLDMKFLQSDYAIMVPKTSDGRVLFAVPWHDKVVVGTTDIVRPTAEEEPRPLKEEIDFILGTAGLYMNPAPTYKDILSVFAGQRPLAAPKKEGKNTKEISRSHKVITSDNGLVTITGGKWTSYRLMAEDTVDKAIEVCGLPKRKCVTKKFRIHGYRKNPDLTDHMYVYGSDEPKILRLIEQEPALGEKLSQKFGYTLAEVVWAVREEMAITLEDVLARRVRMLFVDAREAMAAAPKAAAVMARELGRDQAWIDEQVKSFTDLAKNYIFEQK